The following proteins are encoded in a genomic region of Natrinema sp. DC36:
- a CDS encoding helix-turn-helix domain-containing protein: MSTIADLRLPAAETALATAFERAPAATFELESSVSKTRPSLWVAGVDRETADDAFVADPSVEAAELLVETDSRLLYDVTFAEETGTEILWNDLLIDGGSLLEARATDGWWQVTVRYRDRDRLCEAYDRLVDRGINADLRRVTDVTDADGRETRLTPEQQEALEAALEYGYFEIPRGVSMEELAEELGISHQALSERFRRAYETLVDAELQPASEESQLE, encoded by the coding sequence ATGTCGACGATAGCCGACCTTCGACTGCCGGCGGCGGAAACGGCGTTGGCGACCGCCTTCGAGCGCGCGCCGGCGGCCACGTTCGAACTCGAGTCCTCGGTGTCGAAGACGCGCCCGTCGCTGTGGGTCGCCGGCGTCGATCGCGAGACGGCCGACGACGCGTTTGTGGCCGACCCCTCGGTCGAGGCCGCCGAACTCCTCGTCGAGACGGACTCGCGGTTGCTGTACGACGTGACCTTCGCGGAGGAGACGGGGACCGAGATCCTCTGGAACGACCTGCTTATCGACGGCGGCTCGCTGCTCGAGGCGCGGGCGACCGACGGCTGGTGGCAAGTGACGGTGCGATACCGCGACCGCGATCGGCTCTGTGAGGCCTACGATCGGCTGGTCGATCGCGGGATCAACGCCGACCTCCGGCGCGTAACCGACGTGACCGACGCCGACGGCCGCGAGACGCGGTTGACGCCCGAACAGCAGGAAGCTCTCGAGGCCGCACTCGAGTACGGCTACTTCGAGATTCCCCGCGGGGTGTCGATGGAGGAGTTGGCCGAGGAGCTCGGAATCTCCCATCAGGCGCTCTCCGAGCGGTTCCGTCGGGCTTACGAGACGCTGGTTGACGCCGAACTCCAGCCCGCAAGTGAGGAGTCACAGCTCGAGTGA
- a CDS encoding TIGR00341 family protein, with amino-acid sequence MRYLEITVPEGKRRAVLEILEDEGVNYVVSDETSGRGYTAVVRFPVPTQAVEPILDRLKRAGIGDEASVVVIDAETVISEQFATLRDRYSRGGQMGSRTSRQVLRTKADELTPPFPIYAVMLLISAVVATAGLLADSPAVVIGAMVIAPLLGPALAANVGIVTGDGRLKSTGFTYQLVGVTIVVVASIGLATLARLAGLEPAGVDIVAATELEERVAPNLFSLAVALGAGIAGILSLTRGFSEAIVGVMIAAALIPPSAAVGITVAWGMSGAAIGAAVLVIVNLLSINLAALATLWVAGYRPQGLFEVSPTRTPTYTYAAIFGVGLLVLAAPLAGVTLLDFHTTELQSAAEDEVDAVLAEPRYDGLETEDVAVELDGDYPIQSVERVVVTVTGRDPGTMPGLADRLYEEIEPHSDEPLVVEVQYVVAEERGSNAEEEEIVRFSNEG; translated from the coding sequence ATGCGGTATCTGGAAATCACGGTGCCGGAGGGGAAGCGACGGGCCGTGCTCGAGATCCTCGAGGACGAAGGAGTCAACTACGTCGTCAGCGACGAGACCAGCGGTCGGGGGTACACCGCAGTGGTCCGGTTTCCGGTCCCGACGCAGGCCGTCGAACCGATTCTCGATCGGCTGAAGCGAGCCGGTATCGGCGACGAGGCCAGCGTCGTCGTCATCGACGCCGAGACGGTCATCTCGGAGCAGTTCGCGACGCTCCGGGACCGGTACAGCCGCGGCGGCCAGATGGGATCGCGTACCTCGAGACAGGTGTTACGCACGAAGGCCGACGAACTCACGCCCCCGTTTCCGATCTATGCCGTCATGTTGCTCATCAGCGCCGTCGTCGCCACCGCCGGGCTGCTGGCCGATTCACCGGCGGTCGTGATCGGGGCGATGGTCATCGCGCCGCTGCTCGGTCCCGCGCTCGCCGCCAACGTCGGCATCGTTACCGGCGACGGTCGACTCAAGTCGACCGGCTTCACCTACCAGCTCGTCGGCGTCACGATCGTCGTCGTCGCCTCGATCGGACTCGCCACGCTCGCCCGGCTGGCCGGCCTCGAGCCGGCGGGCGTCGATATCGTCGCCGCCACCGAACTCGAGGAGCGGGTCGCGCCGAACCTGTTCTCGCTGGCGGTCGCGCTGGGTGCGGGAATCGCCGGAATCTTGAGTCTCACGCGGGGGTTCTCGGAGGCCATCGTCGGCGTCATGATCGCCGCGGCGCTCATTCCGCCGTCGGCCGCGGTCGGGATCACGGTCGCTTGGGGGATGTCCGGCGCGGCGATCGGTGCCGCCGTCCTCGTGATCGTGAACCTCCTGTCGATCAACCTCGCCGCGCTGGCGACGCTGTGGGTCGCCGGCTATCGCCCGCAGGGACTGTTCGAGGTGTCGCCAACCCGAACCCCGACCTACACGTACGCGGCGATCTTCGGCGTCGGACTGCTGGTACTCGCCGCACCGCTGGCCGGCGTCACCCTGCTGGATTTCCATACGACCGAACTCCAGTCGGCGGCCGAGGACGAGGTCGATGCGGTGCTCGCGGAGCCCCGATACGACGGGCTCGAGACCGAAGACGTCGCGGTCGAACTCGACGGCGACTACCCGATTCAGTCGGTCGAACGGGTCGTCGTCACGGTCACCGGACGGGACCCTGGCACGATGCCGGGGCTCGCCGACCGACTCTACGAGGAGATCGAACCGCACAGCGACGAACCGCTGGTCGTCGAGGTCCAGTACGTCGTCGCCGAGGAGCGAGGGAGCAACGCCGAGGAGGAGGAGATCGTTCGGTTCTCGAACGAAGGATGA
- the lwrS gene encoding LWR-salt protein: MDARYVFRIRFRLEPAGEDVSLEPSSAETTVTLFRGAPEPGAEGWLFFRNTLWRGEVSDEDYARRLAAEWLGVPERTVESVDFRELQADEEYLEALKSETAADLEAFKADNVSEVLSKYLGSSVRVTDAS; this comes from the coding sequence ATGGACGCCCGCTACGTCTTCCGCATTCGTTTCCGCCTCGAGCCCGCCGGGGAAGACGTCTCCCTCGAGCCGAGCAGCGCCGAGACGACGGTCACGCTCTTTCGCGGGGCCCCGGAGCCGGGTGCCGAGGGCTGGCTGTTTTTCCGCAATACACTGTGGCGCGGCGAGGTATCCGACGAGGACTACGCTCGCCGGCTCGCCGCGGAATGGCTCGGCGTTCCCGAGCGGACCGTCGAATCGGTCGACTTCCGCGAACTCCAGGCCGACGAAGAATACCTCGAGGCGCTGAAATCGGAGACTGCGGCGGATCTCGAGGCGTTCAAGGCCGATAACGTCTCCGAGGTGTTGTCGAAGTATCTGGGCTCGAGCGTTCGAGTGACGGATGCGTCGTGA
- a CDS encoding fumarylacetoacetate hydrolase family protein, with the protein MKLATVEVDTPVGPVERIGAVDESTGSDGAPAGEATLVDLTAAYGAALEAEGEPAPADLARAHVPPEMIAFLERGDRAIEDAREALEYATEADAERGPGGAKIRYEPGEYDLLAPLPRPNSLRDCMAIEEHVQNSMDGEIADVWYDLPVYYKGNADSVVAPGETIDWPDYSSIMDYELEIAAVIGKRARDIPADEAEEHIAGYTVFNDFSARDIQGREMEGRLGPAKGKDFANGLGPYFVPREDIDVLEAPMTARIDGEVWSAGTVDEMYHSFAEIVEHISQSETLHPGDVIGSGTVGEGCGLELGQWLEDGDTVALEIEGIGTLEHTVVE; encoded by the coding sequence ATGAAACTCGCGACCGTCGAAGTCGATACGCCGGTCGGCCCCGTCGAACGGATCGGTGCCGTCGACGAGTCCACCGGATCCGACGGTGCGCCCGCCGGCGAAGCGACGCTCGTCGATCTCACCGCCGCCTACGGCGCCGCCCTCGAGGCCGAAGGTGAACCCGCGCCGGCCGACCTCGCGCGGGCACACGTTCCGCCGGAGATGATCGCCTTTCTCGAGCGCGGCGACCGGGCGATCGAAGACGCCCGCGAGGCCCTCGAGTACGCGACCGAGGCCGACGCCGAGCGCGGTCCTGGCGGTGCGAAGATCCGGTACGAACCCGGCGAGTACGACCTGCTCGCGCCGCTTCCCCGGCCGAACTCGCTGCGCGACTGCATGGCGATCGAAGAGCACGTGCAGAACAGCATGGACGGCGAGATCGCAGACGTCTGGTACGACCTGCCGGTCTACTACAAGGGCAACGCCGACAGCGTCGTCGCGCCGGGCGAGACGATCGACTGGCCCGATTACTCGTCGATCATGGACTACGAACTCGAGATCGCGGCCGTGATCGGGAAACGGGCCCGGGACATCCCGGCCGACGAAGCCGAGGAGCACATCGCCGGCTACACCGTCTTCAACGATTTCAGCGCCCGCGACATCCAGGGCCGGGAGATGGAGGGCCGGTTGGGTCCCGCGAAGGGCAAGGACTTCGCGAACGGTCTCGGCCCCTATTTCGTCCCGCGCGAGGATATCGACGTGCTCGAGGCGCCGATGACCGCCCGAATCGACGGCGAGGTCTGGTCGGCGGGCACCGTCGACGAGATGTACCACTCCTTCGCGGAGATCGTCGAACACATCTCCCAGTCCGAGACGCTCCACCCCGGCGACGTCATCGGCAGCGGCACCGTCGGCGAGGGCTGCGGGCTGGAACTGGGGCAATGGCTCGAGGACGGCGATACGGTGGCGCTCGAGATCGAGGGGATCGGCACGCTCGAGCACACGGTCGTCGAGTGA
- a CDS encoding GTP-dependent dephospho-CoA kinase family protein, translating into MTRDDDNDDASAADEQLLVLPDELRHELKEPMGPIETDADRLLEAVDGPLIAVGDVVTYHLLQAGHRPDVALVDGRTKRSAVDEEIREAVTSGASIEVRNPPAELSAPVIRALRRALATDDPTTILVDGEEDLVALPAIVAAPEGASVVYGQPDEGMVHVKVTDDHRTEMRDLLERFEGDTERFWELLESNTGA; encoded by the coding sequence GTGACTCGCGACGACGACAACGACGACGCGTCCGCCGCCGACGAGCAGCTACTGGTTTTACCCGACGAGCTCCGCCACGAACTCAAGGAGCCGATGGGGCCGATCGAGACCGACGCGGATCGACTCCTTGAAGCCGTCGACGGCCCCCTGATCGCCGTCGGCGACGTCGTCACCTACCACCTCCTGCAGGCGGGCCACCGCCCCGACGTCGCGCTCGTCGACGGCCGGACGAAACGCAGCGCCGTCGACGAGGAGATACGGGAGGCGGTCACGTCCGGCGCGAGCATCGAAGTTCGGAATCCGCCGGCAGAACTCTCCGCGCCCGTCATCCGAGCGCTTCGACGCGCGCTCGCAACGGATGATCCGACGACGATTCTGGTCGACGGCGAGGAGGATCTCGTCGCTCTGCCGGCGATCGTCGCCGCGCCCGAGGGCGCGAGCGTCGTCTACGGCCAGCCCGACGAGGGGATGGTCCACGTGAAAGTCACCGACGACCACCGAACGGAGATGCGCGACCTGCTCGAGCGATTCGAGGGCGACACCGAGCGCTTCTGGGAACTCCTCGAATCCAATACTGGCGCGTAA
- a CDS encoding VOC family protein, which produces MNAVDHINVDVDALEPCYEFYRDVLELELVRPPEDFQGAHAMFRAGETVVTLAETGRAENWDERGLDHPLDKAHLAFATDREPYEALLDDLEGQFPKQGPYDWGEFEGFYFLDPDGNLLEVVTYDPPEGERTRRLLTHDDVG; this is translated from the coding sequence ATGAACGCTGTCGATCACATCAACGTCGACGTCGACGCGCTCGAGCCCTGTTACGAGTTCTACCGGGATGTCCTCGAACTCGAGCTGGTCAGACCCCCCGAGGACTTCCAGGGCGCACACGCGATGTTTCGGGCCGGCGAGACGGTCGTGACGCTGGCTGAAACCGGCCGCGCCGAGAACTGGGACGAGCGCGGGCTCGATCACCCGCTCGACAAGGCCCACCTCGCGTTCGCGACCGACCGCGAACCCTACGAGGCCCTGCTGGACGACCTCGAGGGACAGTTCCCGAAGCAAGGACCGTACGACTGGGGGGAGTTCGAGGGATTCTATTTCCTCGATCCGGACGGTAACCTCCTCGAGGTCGTCACGTACGATCCACCCGAGGGCGAGCGAACGCGACGGCTACTGACTCACGACGACGTAGGGTAA
- a CDS encoding DUF6230 family protein yields the protein MEYGTLVPIDRKRFLVSFLVTNVVLVCVLTGMITAGVGAAVPTAGVGTFAITFDELHGEGFEQRSTMGSTETCGQYSVNVAQIDDGTIEGLHLFKDAEMPVTGETVRVSIKSDDVEFQGLSQKFTRLEGDLSFDEDQVTEYDTEGPQDQMRISASSITIEDGTIHTDRQFITKLSLDDLEVDTIRNPDEGLGTRENDCLAGNSSG from the coding sequence ATGGAATACGGGACACTCGTGCCAATCGATCGCAAACGGTTTCTCGTCAGCTTTCTCGTCACGAACGTCGTGCTGGTCTGTGTCTTGACCGGCATGATAACGGCCGGTGTTGGCGCTGCCGTCCCAACCGCCGGCGTCGGAACGTTCGCGATTACGTTCGACGAACTCCACGGAGAAGGGTTCGAACAACGGTCGACGATGGGGAGCACCGAAACGTGCGGACAGTACTCCGTCAACGTCGCCCAGATCGACGACGGGACGATCGAGGGACTGCACCTGTTCAAAGACGCCGAGATGCCCGTCACCGGTGAGACGGTCAGGGTGTCAATAAAATCCGACGACGTCGAGTTCCAGGGCCTCAGCCAGAAGTTCACTCGCCTCGAGGGCGATCTCTCGTTCGACGAGGACCAGGTTACCGAATACGACACCGAAGGCCCCCAGGACCAGATGCGAATCTCGGCGTCGAGCATCACGATCGAGGACGGCACGATCCATACCGACCGCCAGTTCATCACCAAACTCTCGCTCGACGACCTCGAGGTCGATACGATACGGAACCCCGACGAGGGGCTCGGAACTCGAGAAAACGATTGTCTGGCGGGGAACAGCTCAGGCTGA
- a CDS encoding 4a-hydroxytetrahydrobiopterin dehydratase: MTNLLSDEEIETQLPDDWNREGDEIVRVYEFDDYLRGVNFAQMVGEIAEAQFHHPEIIIRYAGVEIRLTSHEEGGITEDDIEMAELIESERGD; this comes from the coding sequence ATGACTAACCTGCTTTCCGACGAGGAGATCGAGACGCAACTCCCCGACGACTGGAATCGCGAGGGCGACGAGATCGTCCGCGTGTACGAGTTCGACGACTACCTTCGCGGCGTCAACTTCGCCCAGATGGTCGGCGAGATCGCCGAAGCGCAGTTCCACCACCCCGAGATCATCATCCGCTACGCCGGCGTCGAGATCCGGCTGACCTCCCACGAGGAAGGCGGTATCACCGAGGACGACATCGAGATGGCGGAACTGATCGAGTCCGAACGCGGCGACTGA
- a CDS encoding MATE family efflux transporter, producing the protein MTGRQLRSSGVEFVAGLLDRYGVIDAERFRSTMALAWPRIVTGFAIMSKQTADLAMVGIAVGTAGTAGLAFALGYWQIVTLLGLGVAGGTVTLVSQNYGGEETARASLAVNQSVVLAIALSVPIAGAFLAVPERLIALLGAGPDALRHGSVYLVFVAPAVVFELLNLIASRTYTGVGDTFTEMMARAGGAVLNVVFSGVLIFGYGLGAAGAAIGTTLASGFVTLVLAWGMLGRSYGRLGMQPSPVPITRSGPWFEPTLFRQLIEIATPEIGRRLAQGIVVFPLLWIAASFGPVVVTALEVGRRVRDLINSVNWGLSLASSSLVGQHLGAGDEDEAGAYGAGIIRLSALCYAGIAALVLLLARPIATVFVTAPDEVAQAAVFVAVGAVSSIGFGIDGAAAGALLGAGDTRWPFVASLLGRYAFALPAAALGLVTPLGVDGLYLALFLETTVPGGINYWLFRSGRWKAVSRRYRPSSDPG; encoded by the coding sequence ATGACGGGACGGCAGTTGCGGTCGTCCGGGGTCGAGTTCGTCGCGGGGCTCCTCGATCGCTACGGGGTGATCGACGCCGAGCGCTTTCGCTCGACGATGGCGCTCGCGTGGCCCCGGATCGTCACCGGCTTCGCGATCATGTCCAAGCAGACGGCCGACCTCGCGATGGTCGGGATCGCGGTCGGGACCGCTGGAACCGCGGGATTAGCGTTCGCGCTCGGCTACTGGCAGATCGTGACGCTACTGGGACTCGGCGTCGCGGGCGGCACCGTGACGCTCGTCTCGCAGAACTACGGCGGCGAGGAGACCGCCCGCGCATCGCTGGCCGTCAATCAGAGCGTCGTCCTGGCGATCGCGCTCTCGGTCCCGATCGCGGGGGCCTTTCTCGCTGTCCCCGAGCGACTGATCGCCCTGCTCGGAGCCGGCCCAGACGCGCTCCGTCACGGCAGCGTCTATCTGGTCTTCGTCGCGCCCGCGGTGGTCTTTGAGTTGCTGAACCTCATCGCCAGTCGGACCTACACGGGCGTCGGCGACACGTTCACGGAGATGATGGCCCGCGCCGGCGGCGCGGTTCTCAACGTCGTCTTCAGCGGCGTGCTCATCTTCGGGTACGGACTGGGCGCTGCCGGTGCGGCGATCGGAACGACGCTCGCGAGCGGGTTCGTGACGCTCGTACTCGCGTGGGGGATGCTCGGCCGGTCGTACGGCCGTCTCGGCATGCAGCCCAGCCCCGTTCCGATCACGCGGTCGGGGCCGTGGTTCGAGCCGACGCTGTTCCGGCAGCTGATCGAAATCGCCACGCCGGAGATCGGTCGACGACTCGCACAGGGAATCGTCGTCTTCCCGTTGCTGTGGATCGCCGCCTCGTTCGGGCCGGTCGTCGTGACGGCCCTCGAGGTCGGACGGCGCGTTCGGGACCTGATCAACAGCGTCAACTGGGGGCTATCGCTGGCCTCGAGTTCGCTCGTCGGACAGCACCTCGGTGCCGGCGACGAGGACGAGGCGGGGGCCTACGGCGCGGGGATTATCAGGCTCTCGGCGCTGTGCTACGCCGGAATCGCGGCGCTGGTTCTGCTCCTCGCACGACCGATCGCGACGGTGTTCGTGACGGCCCCCGACGAGGTCGCGCAGGCCGCCGTCTTCGTCGCCGTCGGTGCCGTCAGCTCGATCGGGTTCGGCATCGACGGGGCCGCCGCGGGGGCGCTGCTGGGTGCCGGCGACACCCGCTGGCCGTTCGTCGCCTCGCTGCTCGGTCGGTACGCCTTCGCTCTCCCGGCGGCCGCGCTAGGACTCGTTACGCCGCTGGGCGTCGACGGTCTCTACCTCGCGCTCTTCCTCGAGACGACGGTTCCGGGCGGGATCAACTACTGGTTGTTCCGAAGCGGCCGGTGGAAAGCCGTGAGCCGACGGTACCGTCCGTCCTCGGATCCCGGCTGA
- a CDS encoding cupin domain-containing protein: protein MEKRSTDRAAFEEVADGVHLAALPAGERAGMVYWRIEAGATLPVHTHDNEQIGFVLEGELTALVEGEEYALTAGDAYRFASDERHGAENRSREDAFGLGILAPPREEPEWRQTPSASRADGG from the coding sequence ATGGAGAAACGATCGACGGACCGGGCAGCGTTCGAGGAGGTCGCCGACGGCGTCCACCTCGCAGCGCTCCCCGCCGGGGAACGAGCGGGCATGGTCTACTGGCGGATCGAAGCCGGGGCGACGCTACCGGTCCACACACACGACAACGAACAGATCGGGTTCGTCCTCGAGGGGGAACTCACCGCGCTGGTCGAGGGCGAGGAGTACGCGCTCACGGCCGGCGACGCGTACCGATTCGCGAGCGACGAACGCCACGGCGCGGAGAACCGAAGTCGCGAGGACGCGTTCGGTCTCGGGATCCTCGCGCCGCCGCGGGAGGAGCCGGAGTGGCGGCAGACGCCATCGGCGTCGCGAGCCGACGGGGGGTGA
- a CDS encoding GTP-dependent dephospho-CoA kinase family protein, whose amino-acid sequence MNTVETSYLPPLIAVGDVVSYRLLEAGHRPDIALVDGRIKRSAADEGIREAVTEGSSIEVRNPPAELAAPAVRTLRRAFTVNEPTTILVDGEGDLVALPAIVAASSGESVVYGRSDEGMIHVKVTDDHRTEMRDLLERFEGNTERFWEILEGGS is encoded by the coding sequence GTGAACACCGTCGAGACCTCGTACCTGCCACCCCTGATCGCCGTCGGCGATGTCGTCAGCTACCGTCTCCTTGAGGCGGGCCATCGACCCGACATCGCCCTCGTTGATGGCCGGATCAAACGTAGCGCGGCCGACGAGGGGATCCGCGAGGCGGTCACTGAGGGTTCAAGTATCGAAGTGCGGAACCCGCCGGCCGAACTCGCCGCGCCGGCCGTACGGACGCTCCGGCGTGCGTTCACCGTCAACGAGCCGACGACGATACTGGTCGATGGCGAGGGAGATCTGGTCGCGCTGCCGGCCATCGTCGCCGCCTCCTCGGGAGAGAGCGTCGTCTACGGGCGGTCCGACGAAGGGATGATCCACGTGAAAGTCACCGACGACCACCGAACGGAGATGCGCGACCTGCTCGAGCGATTCGAGGGCAACACCGAGCGGTTCTGGGAGATTCTCGAAGGCGGATCGTAA
- a CDS encoding geranylgeranyl reductase family protein — protein sequence MYDFVVVGVGPPGARFARRAAEEGYDVLALEKGEIGDPLACSGHVSTDIWEFTGDGAREELFQNEIYGARFHVGGPGSDDYPFYKGDVASNVIDRVGLDRHLAALAREAGADVREEHTVTGVTEHQDRVEIVASGPDGTVEFEAKMLAGCDGPRSRVRDELELPQPEEFLHGVLAFSEEEDHEDFVDVHLTPPTFFAWRIPRGEAGVEYGLAAPPGVQVTKHFEELIDGYEIDVSHRCSGAIPVGSPDRVTTRRGFLIGDAAAQTKPFTGGGILYSMTSADHAAREIDPDRPTTLAAYERAWRDDLEREQELGRWIRRAYSLPEPVQRIGLGALSGEIGVHMDRPTSLVSPTHLKAVLSRFRG from the coding sequence ATGTACGATTTCGTCGTCGTCGGCGTCGGTCCGCCGGGCGCGCGCTTCGCCCGCCGTGCCGCCGAAGAAGGCTACGACGTGCTCGCCCTCGAGAAAGGAGAAATCGGCGACCCGCTCGCCTGTTCGGGCCACGTCAGTACCGACATCTGGGAGTTCACCGGCGACGGCGCTCGCGAGGAGCTGTTCCAGAACGAGATCTACGGCGCGCGATTCCACGTCGGCGGGCCCGGCAGCGACGACTACCCGTTCTACAAGGGGGACGTCGCCTCGAACGTCATCGACCGCGTCGGACTCGACCGCCACCTCGCGGCGCTCGCTCGAGAGGCGGGCGCGGACGTCCGCGAGGAACACACCGTCACCGGGGTTACCGAACACCAGGACCGCGTCGAAATCGTCGCTAGTGGCCCCGACGGCACCGTCGAGTTCGAGGCGAAGATGCTCGCCGGCTGCGACGGTCCGCGCTCGAGAGTTCGGGACGAACTCGAGCTTCCACAGCCCGAGGAGTTCCTCCACGGCGTGCTCGCCTTCTCCGAGGAAGAAGACCACGAGGACTTCGTCGACGTCCACCTCACGCCGCCGACGTTCTTCGCGTGGCGGATCCCCCGCGGCGAGGCCGGCGTCGAGTACGGCCTCGCGGCCCCGCCGGGCGTGCAGGTGACCAAGCACTTCGAGGAGCTGATCGACGGCTACGAGATCGACGTCTCCCACCGCTGTTCGGGGGCGATCCCGGTCGGGTCGCCCGACCGGGTGACGACCCGCCGAGGCTTCCTCATCGGCGACGCGGCCGCCCAGACCAAGCCCTTCACCGGCGGGGGAATTCTCTATAGCATGACCAGCGCCGACCACGCGGCTCGCGAGATCGATCCCGATCGGCCGACCACGCTCGCGGCTTACGAACGCGCCTGGCGCGACGACCTCGAGCGCGAACAGGAACTCGGGCGCTGGATTCGGCGGGCCTACTCGCTGCCCGAGCCCGTCCAGCGGATCGGCCTCGGAGCGCTCTCGGGCGAGATCGGCGTGCACATGGACCGACCGACGTCGCTGGTCTCGCCGACGCATCTGAAGGCGGTCCTCTCGCGGTTCCGCGGATAA
- the spt4 gene encoding transcription elongation factor subunit Spt4, translating into MASDRLVCRECHRVNEPDNETCDACNSSSLTEDWAGYVIIAHPEESEIATEMQITESGAYALKVR; encoded by the coding sequence ATGGCATCCGACCGCCTCGTCTGTCGCGAGTGTCACCGGGTCAACGAACCGGACAACGAAACCTGTGACGCCTGCAACTCCTCGTCGCTGACCGAGGACTGGGCGGGCTACGTCATCATCGCCCATCCCGAGGAAAGCGAGATCGCGACGGAGATGCAGATCACCGAATCGGGCGCGTACGCCCTGAAGGTTCGCTGA
- a CDS encoding cyclase family protein gives MRDLVTADETTLIDLSIGLEDGVASEPTPPKIDAFDHEAGAKRLAETLRDQGYDVEAEDFPDGMGLAWEDLEVIPHAGTHMDAPWHYGPEVDGEPAKTIEEIPLEWCRGNAVVLDFRWMDPGEEISVRDLEDALDELDHDLSPGEIVLLQTGADELWGRPEYLTEFPGMSAEGTKFLVEQGITVIGTDAYGFDKPFAAMGERYVESGDGDELWPAHFAGREVEYCQIEKMANLDELPRRTDVPIVAFPIKIEGGSAGWVRPVALLGDETGGETA, from the coding sequence ATGCGCGACTTGGTAACAGCCGACGAGACCACGCTGATCGACCTGAGCATCGGCCTCGAGGACGGCGTCGCGAGCGAACCAACCCCGCCGAAAATCGATGCCTTCGACCACGAAGCCGGCGCGAAACGACTCGCCGAAACCCTCCGAGACCAAGGGTACGATGTCGAGGCCGAGGACTTCCCCGACGGGATGGGGCTGGCTTGGGAAGATCTCGAGGTGATCCCCCACGCGGGCACCCACATGGATGCGCCGTGGCACTACGGCCCCGAGGTCGACGGCGAGCCGGCGAAGACGATCGAGGAGATTCCCCTCGAGTGGTGTCGCGGGAACGCGGTCGTCCTCGATTTCCGGTGGATGGACCCTGGCGAGGAGATTTCGGTGAGGGATCTCGAGGACGCCCTCGACGAACTGGATCACGACCTCTCGCCGGGCGAGATCGTCCTGCTCCAGACCGGGGCCGACGAGCTGTGGGGCCGGCCCGAGTACCTGACCGAGTTCCCCGGAATGAGCGCCGAGGGAACGAAGTTCCTCGTCGAGCAGGGAATCACGGTGATCGGCACCGACGCCTACGGCTTCGACAAGCCGTTCGCGGCGATGGGCGAGCGCTACGTCGAATCGGGCGACGGGGACGAACTGTGGCCGGCCCACTTCGCCGGTCGCGAGGTCGAATACTGCCAGATCGAGAAGATGGCCAACCTCGACGAACTGCCCCGCAGGACGGACGTGCCGATCGTCGCGTTCCCCATCAAAATCGAGGGCGGAAGCGCGGGGTGGGTGCGACCGGTCGCACTTCTCGGGGACGAGACGGGAGGTGAGACCGCATGA